From Phenylobacterium montanum, the proteins below share one genomic window:
- the gmk gene encoding guanylate kinase → MSNDRPRQRRGLMLVISSPSGAGKTSLSRRLVADHADLELSISATTRGPRPGEHDGREYHFVDPARFHAMIGEDAFLEWAEVHEHRYGSPRAPVMAALEQGRDVLFDIDWQGAMSIAQAAPADVVRVFILPPSMADLSRRLHARAQDAEDVIQRRLGRAYGEIAMWAEYDYVILNDDFDQAYADLAHIYHAERLKRARNPWLKPLVQKLLDEKLS, encoded by the coding sequence ATGTCGAATGACCGCCCCCGCCAACGCCGCGGCCTGATGCTGGTGATCTCCAGCCCCTCGGGCGCTGGCAAGACCTCGCTCTCGCGGCGCCTGGTGGCGGACCATGCGGACCTCGAGCTCTCGATTTCCGCCACCACCCGCGGCCCGCGCCCCGGGGAGCACGACGGACGGGAATATCACTTCGTCGATCCGGCCCGCTTCCACGCCATGATCGGCGAGGACGCCTTCCTGGAATGGGCTGAGGTGCACGAGCATCGCTATGGCAGCCCGCGCGCGCCGGTGATGGCCGCTCTCGAGCAGGGGCGGGACGTGCTGTTCGACATCGACTGGCAGGGGGCGATGAGCATCGCCCAGGCCGCGCCGGCCGATGTGGTGCGGGTGTTCATCCTGCCGCCGTCCATGGCCGACCTCAGCCGCCGTTTGCATGCCAGGGCCCAGGACGCCGAGGACGTGATCCAGCGCCGGCTCGGCCGCGCTTATGGCGAGATCGCCATGTGGGCCGAGTACGACTACGTGATCCTGAACGACGATTTCGATCAGGCCTATGCCGACCTCGCACACATCTATCATGCCGAACGCCTGAAGCGGGCGCGCAACCCCTGGCTCAAACCGTTGGTGCAGAAGCTGCTCGACGAAAAACTGAGTTGA
- a CDS encoding YicC/YloC family endoribonuclease produces MAISGMTGFARADGAEGAWSWTVEARSVNGRSLEARFRGPPGFDSLDRAARDAAQARFQRGQINIALQAKRAEGLGAVRVNATQLEAFLALAEPYVRDGRASPPAFDGILALRGVIEASDEGEDAEVRAAVEAAMAASLAEALDGLKVARLEEGAALAPVLAALADKIETLVAQAEGEAKAQPVVLKERFERRMAELLGERADLQERVVQEAAALASRADVREELDRLTSHVAAARTLLATDDPVGRKLDFLTQEFMREANTLCSKSATTALTAVGLELKATIDQLREQVQNVE; encoded by the coding sequence ATGGCGATCTCTGGTATGACCGGCTTTGCCAGGGCCGATGGGGCCGAGGGCGCCTGGAGCTGGACGGTGGAGGCGCGCTCGGTCAACGGACGCAGCCTGGAGGCGCGCTTCCGCGGGCCGCCGGGCTTCGATAGCCTGGACCGGGCCGCCCGCGACGCCGCCCAGGCCCGCTTCCAGCGCGGCCAGATCAATATCGCCCTGCAGGCCAAGCGGGCCGAGGGGCTCGGCGCGGTGCGCGTCAACGCCACGCAGCTGGAGGCCTTTCTCGCCCTGGCCGAGCCCTATGTGCGGGACGGCCGGGCCAGCCCGCCGGCTTTTGACGGCATTCTAGCCCTGCGCGGGGTGATCGAGGCCAGCGACGAGGGCGAGGATGCGGAGGTCCGCGCCGCCGTCGAGGCGGCCATGGCCGCGAGCCTGGCGGAGGCTCTCGATGGGCTGAAGGTGGCCCGCCTTGAGGAAGGCGCCGCGCTGGCGCCGGTGCTGGCGGCCTTGGCCGACAAGATCGAGACCCTGGTCGCCCAGGCCGAGGGCGAGGCCAAGGCCCAGCCTGTCGTACTCAAGGAGCGCTTCGAACGGCGCATGGCCGAACTGCTCGGCGAGCGAGCCGACCTGCAGGAGCGCGTCGTGCAGGAGGCCGCGGCCCTCGCCAGCCGCGCCGACGTGCGCGAGGAGTTGGACCGGCTGACAAGCCACGTGGCCGCCGCCCGCACCCTTTTGGCGACGGACGACCCCGTCGGCCGCAAGCTGGACTTCCTGACCCAGGAATTCATGCGCGAGGCCAACACCCTCTGCTCGAAATCGGCGACCACGGCCTTGACCGCGGTGGGGCTGGAGTTGAAAGCGACCATCGATCAGTTGCGCGAGCAGGTGCAGAATGTCGAATGA
- the mltG gene encoding endolytic transglycosylase MltG: MSGRRPAPKAKRSADLPLLRRLGIAFGSAATTLVVLAVVMLGLGLWLYQGPGPAAAHDGSTTVVLRQGGGISEIAATLRGAGVIRSPAVFIAAAQVSGAAKRLKAGEYEFPTHASLASVIDKIRRGDIVHHMITIPEGLTSEEAVDILMASPVLTGAAPAPAEGTILPETYEVRRGEDRGAVLQRMMDARDTLLRTLWAQRKGNLPVETPEQAVILASIVEKETAVADERPHVAAVFENRLRQHIPLGSDPTVTYGVNPGRPPAREPTKPELDSVTPYNTYHIDGLPPTPICNPGRASLAAVLDPPDSNDLYFVADGTGGHAFASTLEAHNKNVEHWRAIHAQQHAQTKTAGR, from the coding sequence GTGAGCGGTAGGAGGCCAGCCCCCAAAGCCAAGCGGTCTGCGGACCTGCCCCTGCTGCGCCGGCTGGGCATCGCCTTCGGCAGCGCGGCGACCACCCTGGTCGTGCTGGCGGTGGTGATGCTGGGCCTGGGCCTCTGGCTCTACCAGGGGCCGGGGCCGGCGGCGGCGCATGATGGCTCGACCACCGTGGTTCTGCGCCAAGGCGGCGGCATCAGCGAGATCGCCGCCACCCTGCGCGGCGCCGGCGTGATCCGTTCGCCGGCGGTGTTCATCGCCGCCGCCCAGGTCAGCGGCGCGGCCAAGCGGCTGAAGGCCGGCGAATATGAATTCCCGACCCATGCCTCGCTCGCCAGCGTGATCGACAAGATCCGCCGCGGCGACATCGTCCACCACATGATCACCATCCCCGAAGGCCTCACCTCGGAGGAGGCGGTCGACATCCTGATGGCCAGCCCCGTGCTGACCGGGGCTGCGCCGGCGCCAGCCGAGGGGACAATCCTACCGGAGACCTACGAGGTCCGCCGCGGCGAGGACCGGGGCGCGGTGCTGCAACGGATGATGGACGCCCGCGACACCCTGCTGCGCACCCTGTGGGCCCAGCGCAAGGGCAATCTGCCGGTCGAGACGCCGGAGCAGGCGGTGATCCTGGCCTCGATCGTGGAGAAAGAGACCGCGGTGGCGGACGAGCGGCCCCATGTGGCGGCGGTGTTCGAAAACCGCCTGCGCCAGCACATTCCCTTGGGTTCCGACCCGACCGTCACCTATGGCGTCAATCCCGGCCGGCCGCCCGCGCGAGAGCCGACCAAGCCGGAGCTGGACAGCGTGACGCCCTACAACACCTATCATATCGACGGCCTGCCCCCGACGCCGATCTGCAACCCCGGCAGGGCGTCCCTGGCGGCGGTGCTGGACCCGCCGGACTCCAACGATCTCTATTTCGTCGCCGACGGCACGGGCGGGCACGCCTTCGCCTCGACGCTCGAGGCGCACAACAAGAACGTGGAGCACTGGCGGGCGATTCACGCCCAGCAGCACGCTCAGACCAAGACGGCGGGGCGCTGA
- the fabF gene encoding beta-ketoacyl-ACP synthase II — MRRVVVTGLGLITPLGYGVDVSWQAILAGKSGANRISAFDPTDYACKIACEVPRVDGRGGGGPDVPGSFDPDQTMSPKDQRRVDDFILYAMAAADEAVRDANWMPEDEESRERTGVMIGSGIGGLSAIADTAVELEQKGPRRVSPFFIPSALINLASGQVSIRYGFKGPNHAVVTACATGAHAIGDAARLIQWDDADVMIAGGAEAAVCKIGIAGFIACRAMSTSFNDEPEKGSRPYDKDRDGFVMGEGAGVLVLEEYEHAKARGAKIYAEVVGYGLAGDAYHITAPAEDGDGGFRAMKAAIARAGIDASDIDYINAHGTSTPLGDEIELGAVERILGQAAGKVAMSSTKSAIGHLLGAAGAVEAAFTVLAIRDQIAPPTINLDNPSVETAIDLVPHKAKPMKIDIALSNSFGFGGTNASLVLKKVS; from the coding sequence ATGCGCCGTGTCGTCGTCACCGGCCTCGGCCTGATCACCCCCCTCGGCTACGGCGTCGATGTCAGCTGGCAGGCGATCCTGGCCGGCAAGTCGGGCGCCAACCGCATCTCGGCCTTCGACCCCACCGACTACGCCTGCAAGATCGCCTGCGAGGTGCCGCGCGTCGACGGGCGCGGCGGCGGCGGGCCTGACGTGCCCGGCAGCTTCGATCCGGACCAGACCATGTCGCCCAAGGATCAGCGCCGGGTCGACGATTTCATCCTCTACGCCATGGCCGCCGCCGACGAAGCCGTGCGGGACGCCAATTGGATGCCCGAGGACGAGGAGAGCCGCGAGCGCACCGGCGTGATGATCGGCTCGGGCATCGGCGGCCTCTCAGCCATCGCCGACACTGCGGTCGAACTGGAGCAGAAGGGTCCCCGCCGGGTCAGCCCCTTCTTCATTCCCTCGGCTTTGATCAACCTGGCCTCGGGCCAGGTCTCGATCCGCTACGGTTTCAAAGGGCCGAACCACGCCGTCGTCACGGCCTGCGCCACCGGCGCGCACGCGATCGGCGACGCGGCCCGGCTGATCCAGTGGGACGATGCGGACGTAATGATCGCTGGCGGCGCCGAGGCGGCGGTGTGCAAGATTGGCATCGCGGGCTTCATCGCCTGCCGCGCCATGTCCACCAGCTTCAACGACGAGCCGGAAAAAGGCTCGCGTCCCTATGATAAGGATCGCGACGGCTTCGTCATGGGCGAGGGCGCCGGTGTCCTGGTGCTGGAAGAGTACGAGCACGCCAAGGCGCGCGGGGCCAAGATCTATGCCGAGGTGGTCGGCTACGGCCTGGCCGGCGACGCCTATCACATCACCGCTCCGGCCGAGGATGGCGACGGCGGCTTCCGCGCCATGAAGGCGGCCATCGCCCGGGCCGGGATCGATGCGTCCGACATCGACTACATCAACGCCCACGGCACCTCGACGCCTCTGGGCGACGAGATCGAACTGGGCGCGGTGGAGCGCATCCTGGGCCAGGCGGCCGGCAAGGTGGCCATGTCCTCGACCAAGTCGGCGATTGGTCACCTGCTGGGCGCCGCAGGCGCGGTCGAGGCGGCCTTCACCGTCCTCGCCATCCGCGACCAGATCGCCCCGCCGACCATCAACCTCGACAACCCCTCCGTCGAGACCGCCATCGACCTTGTGCCGCACAAGGCCAAGCCGATGAAGATCGACATCGCCCTGTCCAACAGCTTCGGGTTCGGCGGCACCAACGCCTCCCTGGTGTTGAAGAAGGTCTCGTGA
- a CDS encoding acyl carrier protein produces the protein MSDTLERVRKIVIEHLDADPEKVTEKASFIDDLGADSLDNVELVMAFEEEFDIEIPDDAAEHIQTVGDAVKFIDERLGA, from the coding sequence ATGTCCGACACTCTCGAACGCGTGCGTAAGATCGTGATCGAGCACCTGGACGCCGATCCGGAGAAGGTCACTGAAAAGGCCTCCTTCATCGACGACCTGGGCGCCGACAGCCTCGACAACGTCGAGCTGGTCATGGCCTTCGAAGAAGAGTTCGATATCGAAATCCCGGATGACGCCGCCGAGCATATCCAGACGGTCGGCGATGCGGTGAAGTTCATCGACGAGCGCCTGGGCGCCTGA
- the fabG gene encoding 3-oxoacyl-[acyl-carrier-protein] reductase, protein MFDLSGKTALVTGATGGIGGAIARAFHAQGAHVVLSGTRAEVLGGLASELGERASVAACNLSDPAAVDGLIGAAEAAGTGQVDILVANAGITKDGLLLRMKDEDWEAVLRVNLESYFRLSRAALKGMMKRRWGRIIGVTSVVGVTGNPGQANYAASKAGMIGFSKSLAQEVASRNVTVNCVAPGFIASPMTDALTDQQKEGIMSKIPAGRLGGGDDVAAACVYLAAASGAYVTGQTLHVNGGMAMV, encoded by the coding sequence ATGTTCGACCTATCCGGCAAGACCGCGCTCGTCACCGGGGCCACCGGCGGCATCGGCGGGGCGATCGCGCGGGCCTTCCACGCCCAGGGCGCGCACGTGGTGCTGTCGGGCACCCGCGCCGAGGTGCTGGGCGGCCTGGCGTCCGAACTCGGCGAGCGCGCCAGCGTCGCCGCCTGCAACCTCTCCGACCCGGCGGCGGTCGACGGGCTGATCGGCGCGGCCGAGGCCGCCGGGACCGGCCAGGTCGACATCCTGGTCGCCAATGCGGGGATCACCAAGGACGGCCTGCTCCTGCGCATGAAGGACGAGGACTGGGAGGCGGTGCTGCGGGTGAACCTCGAATCCTATTTCCGCCTGTCGCGCGCCGCGCTGAAGGGGATGATGAAGCGCCGTTGGGGCCGAATCATTGGCGTCACCTCTGTGGTCGGCGTGACCGGCAATCCGGGTCAGGCCAACTATGCCGCCTCTAAGGCCGGCATGATCGGCTTTTCCAAGTCCCTGGCCCAGGAGGTGGCGAGCCGTAACGTCACTGTGAATTGCGTCGCGCCTGGTTTTATCGCGAGTCCCATGACCGACGCCCTGACCGATCAGCAGAAGGAGGGAATCATGTCGAAGATTCCCGCCGGCCGGCTGGGAGGCGGAGACGATGTCGCCGCTGCGTGTGTTTACCTGGCCGCGGCCTCGGGAGCCTATGTCACAGGCCAGACCTTGCATGTGAACGGCGGCATGGCCATGGTCTAG
- the fabD gene encoding ACP S-malonyltransferase, producing the protein MSLAFLFPGQGSQAVGMGADLAEAFAPARAVFEEVDEALKQSLSKLMREGPIEDLTLTENAQPALMAVSLAVIRTLEQEFGLGIDKAAFVAGHSLGEYSALAAAGAIPLADTARLLKLRGQAMQRAVPVGEGAMASLIGPKTDLALAEAAAAAGAEVGVCVVANDNNVGNVVISGAKTAVDKAIEAAKALGARAIPLNVSAPFHCPLMQPAADEMAAALAEARISAPRAPLVANVLARPTLDAEVIRRLLVEQVTGRVRWRESMEWLAGEGGVTRFAEAGAGKVLTGMAKRIAPDAEALALNAPADLEAFAKSL; encoded by the coding sequence ATGTCTCTCGCCTTTCTTTTCCCCGGCCAGGGCAGCCAGGCCGTCGGCATGGGCGCCGACCTGGCCGAGGCCTTCGCCCCGGCGCGCGCCGTGTTCGAAGAGGTGGACGAGGCCCTTAAGCAGTCCCTGTCCAAGTTGATGCGCGAGGGTCCGATCGAGGACCTGACCCTGACCGAGAACGCGCAGCCGGCCCTGATGGCGGTCAGCCTGGCGGTGATCCGCACCCTGGAGCAGGAGTTCGGCCTCGGCATCGACAAGGCCGCCTTCGTCGCCGGTCACAGCCTGGGCGAATATTCCGCCCTGGCCGCTGCGGGCGCGATCCCGCTGGCCGACACCGCGCGCCTCCTGAAACTGCGCGGCCAGGCCATGCAGCGAGCGGTTCCGGTGGGCGAGGGGGCCATGGCCTCGCTGATCGGGCCCAAGACCGACCTCGCCCTGGCCGAGGCCGCGGCGGCGGCGGGCGCAGAGGTCGGGGTCTGCGTCGTGGCCAACGACAACAATGTCGGCAATGTGGTGATCTCCGGCGCCAAGACGGCAGTGGACAAGGCCATCGAGGCGGCCAAGGCCCTGGGCGCGCGGGCCATCCCGCTGAACGTCTCGGCGCCGTTCCACTGCCCCCTGATGCAGCCCGCGGCCGACGAGATGGCCGCCGCCCTGGCCGAGGCGCGGATCAGCGCTCCGCGCGCGCCGCTGGTGGCCAATGTGCTGGCCAGGCCCACCCTGGACGCCGAGGTTATCCGCCGCCTGCTGGTCGAACAGGTCACCGGCCGCGTCCGCTGGCGCGAGAGCATGGAATGGCTGGCGGGCGAGGGCGGGGTCACCCGCTTCGCCGAGGCCGGCGCAGGCAAGGTGCTGACCGGCATGGCCAAGCGCATCGCCCCCGACGCCGAGGCCCTGGCGTTGAACGCGCCGGCCGATCTCGAAGCTTTCGCCAAGTCGCTCTGA
- a CDS encoding peroxiredoxin, producing the protein MKKTLLALTLSCALASPAFAALAPGAAAPDFVAPAFLAGKPFDFHLNDALKKGPVVLYFFPAAHTSGCNLEAHLFAEAVDQFKAQGATVIGVTAGNTDQLGAFSAETEHCSGKFPVAADADLKIGKEYDSKLVLRPGWTDRTSYVITPDHKVLFAYSDLKADKHVDETLAAVKAWRAKHPG; encoded by the coding sequence ATGAAGAAGACACTGCTCGCCCTGACGCTCAGCTGCGCCCTGGCCTCGCCCGCCTTCGCCGCCCTGGCTCCAGGCGCCGCGGCCCCGGACTTCGTGGCTCCCGCCTTCCTAGCCGGCAAGCCGTTCGATTTCCATCTGAACGACGCGCTGAAGAAAGGCCCGGTGGTCCTGTACTTCTTCCCCGCCGCCCACACCTCGGGCTGCAACCTGGAAGCCCACCTGTTCGCCGAGGCGGTAGACCAGTTCAAGGCCCAGGGCGCGACCGTGATCGGCGTCACCGCCGGCAACACCGACCAGCTCGGCGCCTTCTCCGCCGAGACCGAGCACTGCTCGGGCAAGTTCCCGGTAGCCGCCGACGCCGACCTGAAGATCGGCAAGGAATACGATTCCAAGCTGGTGCTGCGGCCCGGTTGGACGGATCGCACGTCCTATGTGATCACCCCCGACCACAAGGTTCTGTTCGCTTACAGCGACCTCAAGGCGGACAAGCACGTCGACGAGACGCTGGCGGCGGTGAAGGCCTGGCGAGCCAAGCATCCGGGGTAA
- a CDS encoding serine hydrolase domain-containing protein, translating into MKNKKIGCAAALAFTAAVSASSAQAQTQALKPAFEAQLKQHGVVGGGLAFVHGPAPAALILSGDARTEPRQAIDAETAYNWASITKTFTAIAILQLRDRGLLSLDDPITKYVPELRQVHDAYGSPDAITIRQLLTHSAGFRNPTWPWDCDDAKDCTWQPFEPTRWTQVAAMLPYTHVAFPPGSRWSYSNPGYVFLGQVIERLSGDDFEVYVDKNILKPLGMADSYFDRAPYFLQGHVSASWLRAGSRLEAQPFDYDTGITTSNSGLKAPLPDMVKYLRFLVGEPGNARYETVLKRSSLEEMWRGEVPVTEPGEAATAYTETSGGKPPMMGLGFFVMERNGHRYIYHDGDQAGFSSELLVDPDGKSAAILVVNTTDTGAETPASTHAISNTDPDPATDLRKSMRAALVDKVFPAAAKAP; encoded by the coding sequence ATGAAGAACAAGAAGATTGGGTGCGCGGCCGCACTCGCGTTTACCGCGGCCGTCTCCGCCTCCTCCGCCCAAGCTCAGACCCAAGCCCTCAAACCCGCCTTCGAGGCCCAGCTGAAGCAGCACGGCGTCGTCGGCGGCGGCTTGGCGTTTGTTCACGGCCCCGCCCCTGCGGCCTTGATCCTGAGCGGCGACGCCCGCACCGAGCCACGCCAGGCGATCGACGCCGAGACCGCCTACAACTGGGCCTCGATCACCAAGACCTTCACCGCCATCGCCATCCTGCAGTTGCGCGACCGGGGCCTGCTGTCGCTGGACGATCCGATCACCAAGTACGTGCCCGAGCTGCGCCAGGTCCATGACGCCTACGGCTCGCCCGACGCCATCACCATCCGCCAGCTCCTGACCCACAGCGCCGGCTTCCGCAATCCGACCTGGCCCTGGGACTGCGACGACGCCAAGGACTGCACCTGGCAGCCCTTCGAGCCGACCCGGTGGACCCAGGTTGCGGCCATGCTGCCCTATACGCATGTCGCCTTCCCGCCCGGCAGCCGCTGGAGCTACTCCAACCCCGGCTATGTGTTCCTGGGCCAGGTGATCGAGCGGCTGAGCGGTGACGATTTCGAGGTCTATGTTGACAAGAATATCCTGAAGCCCCTCGGCATGGCCGACAGCTACTTCGACCGCGCGCCCTATTTCCTGCAGGGCCACGTCTCGGCGAGCTGGCTGCGAGCGGGATCGCGTCTGGAGGCGCAGCCGTTCGACTACGACACCGGGATCACCACCTCGAACAGCGGGCTCAAGGCCCCGCTTCCCGACATGGTCAAGTACCTGCGCTTCCTGGTCGGCGAACCAGGCAATGCGCGCTACGAGACGGTGCTGAAGCGCAGCTCGCTGGAGGAGATGTGGCGCGGCGAGGTCCCGGTCACGGAGCCTGGCGAAGCCGCCACCGCCTATACCGAAACCTCAGGCGGCAAGCCGCCGATGATGGGCCTGGGCTTCTTTGTCATGGAGCGGAACGGCCATCGCTACATCTATCACGACGGCGACCAGGCCGGCTTTTCCTCCGAGCTCCTGGTCGATCCCGACGGCAAGAGCGCGGCCATCCTGGTGGTCAACACCACCGACACAGGGGCCGAAACACCGGCCAGCACCCACGCCATCTCCAATACCGACCCAGACCCGGCGACGGACCTGCGCAAGTCGATGCGGGCCGCGCTGGTCGACAAGGTGTTCCCTGCCGCCGCCAAGGCTCCGTGA
- the rpsF gene encoding 30S ribosomal protein S6: protein MAFYEHVVIARQDISPQQAEALNDQLKHLIEEGGGHIAKIEYWGLRNLTYRIKKNRKGHYSLLAIDAPAAAVKEMERQLSINEDVLRYMTVRVEELDLELSPVLARRDRDRGERGDREGGERPPRREFEDVPA, encoded by the coding sequence ATGGCTTTCTACGAGCACGTGGTCATTGCGCGGCAGGACATCTCCCCGCAACAGGCCGAAGCGCTGAACGATCAGCTGAAGCACCTCATCGAAGAGGGCGGCGGCCACATCGCCAAGATCGAATACTGGGGTCTGCGCAACCTCACCTACCGCATCAAGAAGAACCGGAAGGGTCACTACTCCCTCCTGGCCATCGACGCCCCTGCGGCGGCGGTGAAGGAGATGGAGCGCCAGCTGTCGATCAACGAAGACGTGCTGCGCTACATGACCGTGCGGGTCGAAGAACTGGACCTGGAGCTGTCGCCGGTCCTGGCGCGTCGCGACCGTGATCGCGGCGAGCGGGGCGACCGCGAGGGCGGCGAGCGCCCCCCGCGTCGTGAATTCGAAGACGTTCCGGCCTAA
- the rpsR gene encoding 30S ribosomal protein S18 — translation MTDVAPEAGAPAGGARRPFFRRRKVCPFSGANAPKIDYKDVKLLQRYVSERGKIVPSRITAVSAKKQRELAKAIKRARFLALLPYVVK, via the coding sequence ATGACCGATGTTGCTCCCGAAGCCGGCGCGCCCGCCGGCGGCGCCCGTCGCCCCTTCTTCCGCCGCCGCAAGGTGTGCCCGTTCTCCGGCGCCAACGCCCCGAAGATCGACTACAAGGACGTCAAGCTCCTGCAGCGCTACGTCTCCGAGCGCGGCAAGATCGTGCCGTCGCGCATCACCGCGGTCTCGGCCAAGAAGCAGCGCGAACTGGCCAAGGCCATCAAGCGCGCCCGCTTCCTCGCCCTGCTCCCCTACGTCGTGAAGTAA
- the rplI gene encoding 50S ribosomal protein L9 yields MKVILLERVERLGHLGDVVNVKDGFARNFLLPRSKALRATSANMKVFEGQRADIEARNQKARDAASNAGEKLDGTSYVLIRQAGESGQLYGSVSGRDVADAVNAEGGKIDRSMVSLDKPIKTLGVHQVKVKLHAEVTVTVSINIARSQDEAERQARGENVIAAAFEEEARLDAEAAADMLEGGAGQLGEDRDFA; encoded by the coding sequence ATGAAAGTCATTCTGCTCGAACGCGTCGAGCGCCTGGGTCACCTGGGCGACGTGGTCAATGTGAAGGACGGCTTCGCCCGTAACTTCCTGTTGCCCCGTTCCAAGGCCCTGCGCGCAACCTCGGCGAACATGAAGGTCTTCGAAGGCCAGCGCGCCGACATCGAAGCCCGCAACCAGAAGGCTCGCGACGCGGCCTCGAACGCCGGCGAAAAGCTGGACGGGACCTCATATGTCCTGATCCGCCAGGCGGGCGAGAGCGGCCAGCTCTACGGCTCGGTCTCGGGCCGCGACGTGGCCGACGCGGTCAACGCCGAAGGCGGCAAGATCGACCGCTCGATGGTCTCGCTGGACAAGCCGATCAAGACCCTGGGCGTGCACCAGGTGAAGGTGAAGCTGCACGCGGAGGTCACCGTTACGGTCAGCATCAACATCGCGCGCAGCCAGGACGAAGCCGAGCGTCAGGCGCGCGGCGAGAACGTCATCGCCGCGGCCTTCGAAGAAGAGGCTCGCCTCGACGCCGAAGCCGCTGCGGACATGCTGGAAGGCGGCGCCGGACAGCTGGGCGAAGACCGCGACTTCGCCTGA
- a CDS encoding replicative DNA helicase: MALAPALELHSVTDDAGISHIPHNIDAEQALLGSLLFDNAVFEKLSDQLQPRHFYEPFHARLFAAIEEYIKRGQLAEPIMLMERFRQDAAFNELGGLRYLADLVDRAPPGANAPEYARLIYDLALRRDLIRIGGEIAADATSDRPARDQIESAEQQLYSLAETGATSQGFVPFSDALRGAVEMAAEAFGRDGGLAGLSTGLIDLDQKLGGLHPSDLIILAARPSMGKTALAVNIAFNVARNYAWEPQPDGGRKTVNGGIVAFYSLEMSAEQLAMRILADASGVSSDRLRKGEIDASEFGRVRDAAFEIGSSPLHIDATGGLALAKLAARARRLKRQAGLDLLIVDYLQLITLGDASLANNRVQEVSQITMGLKALAKELSVPIIALSQLSRQVESREDKRPQLSDLRESGSIEQDADVVMFIYRESYYKGRAEPREGTPEHLAWQEEMDHIRGVAEVIIGKQRHGPIGTVKLHYHEDTTRFGNLAREGRFDPR; encoded by the coding sequence ATGGCTCTCGCACCAGCTCTCGAACTGCACTCCGTGACGGACGACGCGGGGATTTCCCACATCCCCCACAACATCGACGCCGAACAGGCGCTGCTGGGCTCGCTGCTGTTCGACAATGCGGTGTTCGAGAAGCTGAGCGACCAGCTGCAGCCGCGGCATTTCTACGAGCCGTTCCACGCCCGTCTGTTCGCGGCGATCGAAGAATATATCAAGCGCGGTCAGCTGGCCGAGCCGATCATGCTGATGGAGCGCTTCCGCCAGGATGCGGCCTTCAACGAACTGGGCGGCCTGCGCTACCTGGCCGACCTCGTCGACCGGGCCCCGCCGGGGGCCAATGCGCCGGAATATGCGCGGCTGATCTACGACCTGGCCCTGCGCCGCGACCTGATCCGCATCGGCGGCGAGATCGCCGCCGACGCCACCAGCGACCGGCCGGCCCGCGACCAGATCGAATCCGCCGAACAGCAGCTCTACAGCCTGGCCGAAACCGGCGCGACATCGCAGGGCTTCGTGCCGTTCAGCGACGCCCTGCGGGGCGCGGTGGAGATGGCGGCCGAGGCCTTTGGCCGCGATGGAGGCCTGGCCGGCCTTTCGACCGGCCTGATCGACCTGGACCAGAAGCTGGGCGGCCTGCACCCCTCGGACCTGATCATCCTGGCCGCCCGCCCCTCCATGGGCAAAACCGCCCTGGCGGTGAACATCGCCTTCAACGTGGCCCGCAACTACGCCTGGGAGCCGCAGCCCGACGGCGGGCGCAAGACCGTCAATGGCGGCATCGTGGCCTTCTATTCGCTGGAAATGTCCGCCGAGCAGCTGGCCATGCGTATCCTCGCCGACGCTTCAGGTGTCTCCTCGGACCGCCTGCGAAAGGGCGAGATCGACGCCTCGGAGTTCGGCCGGGTGCGCGATGCGGCCTTCGAAATCGGAAGCTCGCCCCTGCATATCGACGCCACCGGCGGCCTGGCGCTGGCCAAGCTCGCCGCCCGCGCACGGCGCCTGAAGCGCCAGGCCGGCCTGGACCTTCTGATCGTCGACTACCTGCAGCTGATCACCCTGGGCGACGCCAGCCTGGCCAACAACCGGGTGCAGGAAGTCAGCCAGATCACCATGGGCCTCAAGGCCCTGGCCAAGGAGCTGTCGGTGCCGATCATCGCGCTGTCGCAGCTGTCGCGCCAGGTCGAGAGCCGCGAGGACAAGCGGCCCCAGCTCTCCGACCTGCGCGAATCCGGCTCGATCGAGCAGGACGCCGACGTGGTCATGTTCATCTATCGAGAGAGCTACTACAAAGGCCGCGCCGAGCCGCGCGAGGGCACGCCCGAGCACCTGGCCTGGCAGGAAGAGATGGACCATATCCGTGGCGTCGCCGAGGTGATCATCGGCAAGCAGCGCCACGGCCCGATCGGCACCGTCAAGCTGCACTACCACGAAGACACCACCCGCTTCGGCAACCTTGCCCGCGAGGGGCGGTTCGATCCGCGGTAG